One genomic region from Cellulomonas hominis encodes:
- a CDS encoding type II secretion system protein, with protein MIARIRKSIEEKDRGFTLVELLVVMIIIGILAAIAIPVFLNQRKKAAETSAKADVSTIGKEIAAYFVDGTENLTVATTAGAAGAPSTWTMTAGAGAGTPVTSGTLSNGNTASGSATASTGAFCVAVDPALDGASTWKYTETGLAKGAC; from the coding sequence GTGATCGCTCGTATCCGCAAGTCCATCGAGGAGAAGGACCGGGGCTTCACCCTGGTCGAGCTCCTGGTCGTCATGATCATCATCGGGATCCTCGCGGCCATCGCGATCCCGGTGTTCCTCAACCAGCGCAAGAAGGCCGCGGAGACCTCGGCCAAGGCCGACGTCTCGACGATCGGCAAGGAGATCGCGGCCTACTTCGTGGACGGCACGGAGAACCTGACGGTGGCCACGACGGCTGGCGCCGCCGGTGCGCCCAGCACCTGGACCATGACGGCGGGGGCGGGGGCGGGGACCCCCGTCACCAGCGGGACGCTGTCGAACGGCAACACGGCCTCCGGCAGCGCGACCGCCTCGACCGGCGCGTTCTGCGTCGCCGTCGACCCGGCGCTCGACGGTGCGTCCACGTGGAAGTACACGGAGACGGGCCTGGCCAAGGGGGCTTGCTGA
- a CDS encoding fimbrial assembly protein yields MSTLAPERKRDKRQAPAAVHLPQVNLLPPEVRAARGLSQTKRLLALLLVLVLVLLAAGYALALVARSDADAELVQAQDDTARLQAEAAKYAEVPVVLNALDDIEAARTVGMSTDVEWRPYLDAIASVLPDGATIQTLTVTMSSPMQGATVVADPLAGVSIGQLVFTTSVPTVPDTAAWIDALNAIPGFADAWVSSAATAEDDDGGARYSVESRVNVSISALSARYLPADGEEG; encoded by the coding sequence ATGAGCACCCTCGCCCCCGAGCGCAAGCGCGACAAGCGCCAGGCGCCGGCCGCCGTCCACCTGCCGCAGGTCAACCTGCTGCCGCCCGAGGTGCGGGCCGCGCGCGGCCTGTCGCAGACGAAGCGGCTCCTGGCCCTGCTGCTGGTGCTCGTCCTCGTGCTGCTGGCTGCCGGGTACGCACTCGCGTTGGTGGCGCGCAGCGACGCCGACGCCGAGCTGGTCCAGGCGCAGGACGACACCGCCCGACTGCAGGCCGAGGCGGCGAAGTACGCCGAGGTCCCCGTCGTGCTGAACGCACTGGACGACATCGAGGCGGCCCGGACGGTCGGCATGTCGACCGACGTCGAGTGGCGCCCGTACCTGGACGCGATCGCCTCGGTGCTGCCCGACGGCGCGACGATCCAGACACTCACCGTGACGATGTCCAGCCCGATGCAGGGCGCGACCGTGGTCGCCGACCCGCTCGCGGGCGTGAGCATCGGCCAGCTCGTGTTCACGACGTCGGTGCCGACCGTCCCCGACACGGCCGCGTGGATCGACGCGCTGAACGCGATCCCCGGGTTCGCGGACGCGTGGGTCAGCTCGGCGGCCACGGCGGAGGACGACGACGGCGGCGCCCGGTACTCGGTGGAGTCGCGGGTGAACGTGAGCATCTCCGCGCTGTCCGCGCGGTACCTGCCGGCCGACGGCGAGGAGGGCTGA
- a CDS encoding prepilin peptidase produces the protein MRPPPELVAVLGASGASALLVVACAGLGLLVGSFLNVVVWRVPRGASVVSPPSACPACGARVRPRDNVPVLSWLLLRGRCRDCAAPISPRYPLVEAGTGLLFGLTAWWAGWSWVLPALLFAVGLAVALALIDVDVHRLPDALVLPSYPVLAALLLLASANPGGASDWSALGRALLGGAALALAYAVIWVVYPAGMGLGDVKLAGLLGMLLGWFGWGAVVVGFFAAFLLAGAVVVALLAARRVGRRTAVAFGPWMLVGAALGVVAGQQALDGYVALFQAVGA, from the coding sequence GTGAGACCACCTCCTGAGCTGGTCGCCGTGCTCGGAGCGTCCGGCGCGTCCGCGCTGCTGGTGGTGGCGTGCGCCGGCCTGGGTCTGCTGGTCGGCTCGTTCCTGAACGTGGTCGTCTGGCGGGTGCCGCGCGGCGCCTCGGTCGTCAGCCCGCCCAGCGCGTGCCCGGCCTGCGGGGCGCGCGTACGGCCGCGGGACAACGTGCCGGTGCTGTCGTGGCTGCTCCTGCGCGGGAGGTGCCGCGACTGCGCGGCTCCGATCAGCCCGCGCTACCCGCTGGTTGAGGCTGGGACGGGCCTGCTGTTCGGGCTCACCGCCTGGTGGGCCGGTTGGAGCTGGGTGCTTCCGGCCCTGCTGTTCGCGGTCGGTCTCGCGGTCGCGCTGGCGCTGATCGACGTCGACGTGCACCGGCTCCCGGACGCGCTCGTGCTGCCGTCGTACCCCGTGCTGGCCGCGTTGCTGCTGCTCGCCTCGGCGAATCCCGGCGGCGCGAGCGACTGGTCCGCGCTCGGCCGGGCCCTGCTCGGCGGCGCGGCGCTCGCGCTCGCCTACGCAGTGATCTGGGTCGTGTACCCCGCGGGCATGGGGCTCGGCGACGTCAAGCTCGCAGGTCTCCTCGGCATGCTGCTCGGCTGGTTCGGCTGGGGTGCGGTCGTCGTCGGGTTCTTCGCGGCGTTCCTGCTCGCCGGCGCCGTGGTCGTCGCGCTGCTCGCCGCCCGCCGTGTCGGGCGCAGGACGGCCGTCGCGTTCGGCCCGTGGATGCTGGTCGGCGCCGCCCTCGGCGTGGTCGCGGGGCAGCAGGCGCTGGACGGGTACGTCGCCCTGTTCCAGGCCGTCGGCGCCTGA
- a CDS encoding type II secretion system F family protein: MSDTKTFEYAVRDRSGKLTKGRVDAASQAAVAHRLREMGLAAVSISEVSTTGLQREITIPGLSDRIKLKDLAVMSRQLATMIDSGLSLIRALAILTEQTESKPLAKVLAQVRTDVETGVAFSAALERHPDVFPPLMVNMVRAGEIGGFLDQVLLSVAQNFEDEVKLRSKIKSAMTYPVIVFIVAVLAMIGMLLFIVPIFADMFADLGGELPALTKFLVVLSNGLKWAIGPIVVLLVAFAWWWSKHKNDRGVREKVDPWRLKMPVFGPLFRKVALARFCRNFGTMIHAGVPILQALDIVGETSGNIVVERATKAVQESVRRGESLSRPLGQHPVFPPMVVQMMSVGEETGALDTMLSKVAQFYDQEVESTTEQLTSLIEPLMIVIVGAIIGFIVVGLYMPIFSIFNVVQ; encoded by the coding sequence ATGAGCGACACGAAGACGTTCGAGTACGCCGTCCGGGACCGGTCCGGCAAGCTGACCAAGGGCCGGGTCGACGCGGCCAGCCAGGCGGCGGTCGCCCACCGGCTCCGCGAGATGGGCCTCGCGGCGGTCTCGATCTCCGAGGTGTCGACCACCGGCCTGCAGCGCGAGATCACGATCCCGGGTCTCAGCGACCGGATCAAGCTCAAGGATCTGGCGGTGATGTCGCGCCAGCTCGCCACCATGATCGACTCCGGCCTCTCGCTGATCCGGGCTCTGGCCATCCTCACGGAGCAGACCGAGTCCAAGCCCCTCGCCAAGGTGCTGGCGCAGGTGCGGACCGACGTCGAGACGGGTGTGGCGTTCTCGGCCGCGCTCGAGCGGCACCCCGACGTCTTCCCCCCGCTCATGGTGAACATGGTGCGAGCGGGGGAGATCGGCGGGTTCCTCGACCAGGTGCTGCTGTCGGTGGCGCAGAACTTCGAGGACGAGGTCAAGCTGCGGAGCAAGATCAAGTCCGCCATGACCTACCCGGTGATCGTCTTCATCGTCGCCGTGCTCGCCATGATCGGCATGCTGCTGTTCATCGTGCCGATCTTCGCGGACATGTTCGCGGACCTGGGTGGCGAGCTCCCCGCGCTGACCAAGTTCCTCGTCGTGCTCTCGAACGGGCTCAAGTGGGCCATCGGCCCGATCGTCGTGCTCCTGGTGGCGTTCGCGTGGTGGTGGAGCAAGCACAAGAACGACCGTGGCGTCCGCGAGAAGGTCGATCCCTGGCGCCTGAAGATGCCCGTCTTCGGGCCGCTTTTCCGGAAGGTCGCTCTCGCGCGTTTCTGCCGGAACTTCGGCACGATGATCCACGCCGGCGTGCCGATCCTCCAGGCCCTCGACATCGTCGGCGAGACGAGCGGCAACATCGTCGTCGAGCGCGCCACCAAGGCCGTGCAGGAATCGGTGCGCCGCGGCGAGTCGCTGTCGCGGCCGCTCGGCCAGCACCCGGTGTTCCCGCCGATGGTGGTGCAGATGATGTCCGTGGGCGAGGAGACCGGCGCCCTCGACACGATGCTGTCCAAGGTGGCGCAGTTCTACGACCAGGAGGTCGAGTCCACCACGGAGCAGCTCACCAGCCTCATCGAGCCGCTCATGATCGTCATCGTCGGCGCGATCATCGGCTTCATCGTCGTCGGCCTGTACATGCCGATCTTCAGCATCTTCAACGTCGTGCAATAG
- a CDS encoding type II secretion system protein — translation MNAVLRRLRRRPDDAGFTLIEVIVAMVIVAAVMTSLSYAVVSSLKTIQQARQRQTATALATQQLERLRALPYDTVTQPGAGSTVKSGLLYTSTASGVTTFSPASAVLPGVSETLVVNTVSGQWTDTAVDGVTYRVHTYVTKAPPTASGSQPFNLTVLVRWTSPVFPDARTTAQRTTTYSPAGCLSTATAPFAAPCQAYLTVRAGEALGGVTVTDPVDSTVPITGMSATSLQLDFARASSTFLVEQTATGQAGASTSGGSVADGTITRTGGEAATAAVDSDPSSTPDQSLIVGTPVHTSGSLQTSGSGGTLALRPSSSDTGTARAAVAADASVCLDSTGAALTTGAAGSLRPCSSSVVQTAGSAASLTYTAPDGTAVPLATFGTSGQPTRSVAAILGSANTGACTGATIDCSHGAAKRTLGTSAMAATAFTAAPSGFSATNGLWSVTGLTESVRAEEGAGAQTPAFTRAGTLRVWNGTGYTTVNLAGYASVAAAGAPQSESWTIPATAVDYGGVRVTYEGSVMVQRPSIARTPATRTGVLTTDCKTTACTTTVDGSAVLTARVVATVSVGGTTLTSFAVVSDLGGVTADASYKAAANG, via the coding sequence ATGAACGCCGTACTGCGCCGTCTGCGGCGTCGCCCCGACGACGCCGGCTTCACCCTCATCGAGGTCATCGTCGCCATGGTCATCGTCGCCGCGGTCATGACCTCCCTCAGCTACGCGGTGGTCAGCAGCCTCAAGACCATCCAGCAGGCCCGTCAGCGCCAGACCGCGACCGCCCTCGCGACGCAGCAGCTCGAGCGGCTCCGGGCGCTCCCGTACGACACGGTGACGCAGCCCGGCGCCGGTTCCACCGTGAAGAGCGGTCTGCTCTACACGAGCACGGCGTCCGGTGTGACGACCTTCTCGCCCGCCTCGGCGGTCCTGCCCGGCGTCTCGGAGACGCTGGTCGTCAACACCGTCTCCGGCCAGTGGACCGACACCGCCGTCGACGGCGTGACGTACCGCGTCCACACGTACGTGACGAAGGCTCCCCCGACCGCGTCGGGGTCGCAGCCGTTCAACCTGACGGTCCTCGTGCGCTGGACCAGCCCGGTGTTCCCGGACGCCCGCACCACCGCGCAGCGCACGACGACGTACTCGCCCGCCGGCTGCCTCTCGACGGCGACCGCGCCGTTCGCCGCACCGTGCCAGGCGTACCTCACGGTCCGGGCCGGCGAGGCGCTGGGCGGGGTCACGGTCACCGATCCCGTCGACTCCACGGTGCCGATCACCGGCATGTCGGCGACGTCGCTGCAGCTCGACTTCGCGCGGGCGTCGTCCACGTTCCTCGTCGAGCAGACCGCCACCGGGCAGGCGGGTGCGTCGACCTCGGGTGGTTCGGTGGCCGACGGCACGATCACCCGCACCGGCGGCGAGGCCGCGACGGCGGCGGTGGACTCGGACCCGTCCTCGACCCCCGACCAGTCGCTGATCGTCGGCACGCCCGTGCACACGTCCGGCTCGCTCCAGACCTCGGGGTCGGGCGGGACGCTCGCGCTGCGGCCGTCGAGCAGCGACACCGGCACCGCCCGCGCCGCCGTCGCCGCCGACGCCTCCGTCTGCCTCGACAGCACCGGCGCGGCGCTGACCACCGGCGCGGCGGGCTCCCTGCGGCCATGCTCGTCGTCTGTGGTGCAGACCGCGGGCTCTGCCGCCTCCTTGACCTACACCGCGCCCGACGGGACGGCGGTGCCGCTCGCCACGTTCGGCACGTCCGGGCAGCCGACGCGTTCCGTCGCGGCGATCCTCGGCTCGGCCAACACCGGGGCGTGCACCGGGGCCACGATCGACTGCAGCCACGGCGCGGCGAAGCGCACGCTGGGGACGTCGGCGATGGCGGCCACGGCCTTCACCGCTGCGCCGTCGGGTTTCTCCGCGACGAACGGCCTGTGGTCGGTGACGGGCCTGACGGAGTCGGTCCGCGCGGAGGAGGGTGCCGGGGCGCAGACGCCGGCGTTCACCCGCGCGGGCACGCTGCGCGTGTGGAACGGCACCGGGTACACGACGGTGAACCTGGCCGGATACGCGTCGGTGGCGGCGGCAGGGGCGCCGCAGTCGGAGTCGTGGACGATCCCCGCGACGGCCGTGGACTACGGCGGCGTCCGCGTCACGTACGAGGGGTCGGTCATGGTGCAGCGGCCGAGCATCGCGCGGACGCCGGCGACCCGGACCGGCGTGCTGACGACCGACTGCAAGACCACCGCGTGCACGACGACGGTCGACGGCTCCGCGGTCCTGACCGCACGGGTCGTCGCGACGGTGTCCGTCGGAGGAACGACCCTGACCAGCTTCGCGGTGGTGTCCGACCTCGGCGGCGTCACCGCCGACGCCTCGTACAAGGCGGCCGCGAATGGCTGA
- a CDS encoding PulJ/GspJ family protein, with product MAERAPRDSGMTLTELLVSMIVFSLAIAMITGALISVMSITKDAESASDAAFQTRQALAIIDRQVRSGNVLFSPADEVAHVASCQDLGSNSGTCMRIYTQSNGTEKCVQWQVADDGDGAYDLRMRSWEPTWQTGGAVTDWSIVSRGLALEGAPFQLDVGAGGVYGSRLLKVHLVSRNAETGRDVSIDASISGRNTTYGYTGSQCLPVPPE from the coding sequence ATGGCTGAGCGCGCGCCGCGTGACAGCGGCATGACCCTGACCGAGCTGCTCGTCTCGATGATCGTGTTCTCGCTGGCGATCGCGATGATCACGGGTGCCCTCATCTCGGTCATGTCCATCACGAAGGACGCGGAGTCCGCCTCGGACGCGGCGTTCCAGACCCGCCAGGCGCTGGCGATCATCGACCGGCAGGTGCGCTCGGGCAACGTCCTGTTCAGCCCCGCCGACGAGGTCGCGCACGTGGCGTCGTGCCAGGACCTGGGCAGCAACAGCGGCACGTGCATGCGGATCTACACGCAGTCGAACGGCACCGAGAAGTGCGTGCAGTGGCAGGTCGCCGACGACGGCGACGGGGCCTACGACCTCCGGATGCGCTCCTGGGAGCCGACGTGGCAGACCGGCGGGGCCGTGACCGACTGGTCGATCGTCTCCCGCGGCCTCGCGCTCGAGGGTGCGCCGTTCCAGCTCGACGTCGGCGCCGGCGGCGTCTACGGGTCGCGGCTGCTCAAGGTCCACCTCGTCTCCCGCAACGCCGAGACCGGCCGGGACGTGTCCATCGACGCGTCGATCTCCGGCCGCAACACCACCTACGGCTACACCGGCAGCCAGTGCCTGCCGGTGCCCCCCGAGTGA
- the pilM gene encoding type IV pilus assembly protein PilM has protein sequence MGSSRVIGLDIGATAVRAAELEFGSGGPARGDATLVRYGQVLLPPGAVRDGEVAEPVTVSAALRQLWQTTKFESRDVVMGVGNQRVLVRELDLPWLPLPQLKASLPFQVGEMLPVSVDDVLLDFYPATESDGPQGRMVHGMLVAAQRATVNANVLAVEGAGLRPQMVDLNAFALVRALARGDLASTTAAFVDIGAAVTTVVVAAQGRPRLVRMLPTGGQAITAAVAEALSIPPAEAEDVKRRVGFGHPEIDDPRLVQAAEAVRSVAHPLLEAVRNTFVFYNGKHPGEGVEVVVLTGGASHLPGAGQFLSSASRLPVALGDPFGGLRKGKAVRPEHLAGAEQTAALSVGLAHGVAA, from the coding sequence GTGGGAAGCTCACGCGTGATCGGCCTGGACATCGGCGCAACAGCCGTCCGGGCTGCCGAGCTCGAGTTCGGCTCGGGCGGCCCTGCCCGCGGCGACGCGACGCTCGTGCGGTACGGGCAGGTCCTCCTGCCGCCCGGGGCCGTGCGGGACGGCGAGGTCGCCGAGCCCGTGACCGTGTCGGCGGCGCTGCGCCAGCTCTGGCAGACGACGAAGTTCGAGTCGCGCGACGTGGTGATGGGCGTGGGCAACCAGCGGGTCCTCGTACGCGAGCTGGACCTCCCGTGGCTGCCGCTGCCGCAGCTCAAGGCGTCCCTGCCGTTCCAGGTGGGCGAGATGCTGCCGGTCTCCGTCGACGACGTGCTGCTCGACTTCTACCCCGCCACCGAGTCGGACGGGCCGCAGGGCCGGATGGTGCACGGGATGCTCGTCGCGGCGCAGCGGGCGACCGTGAACGCGAACGTGCTCGCGGTCGAGGGTGCCGGGCTCCGGCCGCAGATGGTCGACCTCAACGCGTTCGCCCTCGTGCGCGCGCTCGCCCGTGGCGACCTCGCCAGCACGACCGCAGCCTTCGTCGACATCGGTGCCGCGGTGACGACCGTCGTGGTGGCAGCGCAGGGCCGGCCGCGGCTCGTCCGCATGCTGCCGACCGGCGGGCAGGCGATCACCGCGGCCGTCGCAGAGGCGCTGTCCATCCCGCCGGCAGAGGCGGAGGACGTGAAGCGCCGGGTCGGCTTCGGCCACCCGGAGATCGACGACCCTCGCCTGGTGCAGGCGGCCGAGGCGGTGCGATCCGTCGCCCACCCGCTGCTGGAGGCGGTCCGGAACACGTTCGTCTTCTACAACGGCAAGCACCCGGGCGAGGGCGTCGAGGTCGTCGTCCTCACCGGGGGCGCGTCCCACCTGCCGGGAGCCGGGCAGTTCCTGTCCAGCGCCTCCCGTCTGCCCGTCGCGCTCGGCGATCCCTTCGGCGGCCTGCGCAAGGGCAAGGCCGTGCGCCCGGAGCACCTCGCCGGCGCCGAGCAGACCGCCGCCCTCTCGGTCGGCCTGGCCCACGGAGTCGCCGCATGA
- a CDS encoding GspE/PulE family protein, with the protein MKQLGEILLDEGLVTEAQLMAALDEQLVRGQSLGRTLVEIGVLTEGQLVAALARQVGMAFVDLDEYPVDRAAVSMVPAALCRRYTVLPVGFENGSLVLATADPGNVVAVDDVRTVSGMAVLPIVATFENLARAIDRFCRADGEMEDLSSAFEEEQAPAEIDLSRIGDVVEDDAPIVRYVNLLVTQAISDRASDIHIEPTEHDLRVRYRIDGVLHEMQRSPKQIQGGVISRVKILSDIDIAERRKPQDGRMSVTHNGRKIDLRVATLPTVWGEKIVMRILDNSTASLDLRDLAFLEHNYATYHEAYTKPYGMILVTGPTGSGKSTTLYATLNAVSRPEINVITVEDPVEYRLAGINQVQVNPKAGLTFAGALRSILRSDPDVVLLGEIRDHETAQIAIEAALTGHLVLSTLHTNDAPSAVTRLVEMGIEPFLVGSALDAVVAQRLARKLCEKCREPYVPTETELISARFPWVPGEALPEVFRPVGCVACSRTGYRGRLALHEVMTVTEDIERHAVARSSSAEIAATARAQGMITLRDDGWQKVAAGSTSIEEILRVVA; encoded by the coding sequence GTGAAGCAGCTCGGCGAGATCCTGCTGGACGAGGGGCTGGTCACCGAGGCGCAGCTCATGGCCGCCCTCGACGAGCAGCTCGTGCGGGGGCAGTCGCTCGGCCGCACGCTGGTCGAGATCGGGGTGCTCACCGAGGGCCAGCTCGTCGCCGCGCTCGCGCGCCAGGTCGGCATGGCGTTCGTCGACCTCGACGAGTACCCGGTGGACCGCGCCGCCGTCTCGATGGTCCCCGCCGCGCTGTGCCGCCGGTACACCGTGCTGCCCGTCGGGTTCGAGAACGGCTCGCTCGTCCTCGCCACCGCCGACCCGGGCAACGTCGTCGCGGTGGACGACGTGCGCACCGTGTCCGGCATGGCGGTGCTGCCGATCGTCGCCACGTTCGAGAACCTGGCCCGCGCCATCGACCGGTTCTGCCGGGCCGACGGCGAGATGGAGGACCTGTCCTCGGCGTTCGAGGAGGAGCAGGCGCCCGCCGAGATCGACCTGTCGCGCATCGGCGACGTCGTCGAGGACGACGCCCCGATCGTCCGGTACGTCAACCTGCTGGTGACGCAGGCGATCTCGGACCGGGCGTCGGACATCCACATCGAGCCCACGGAGCACGACCTGCGGGTGCGCTACCGGATCGACGGCGTGCTGCACGAGATGCAGCGGTCCCCGAAGCAGATCCAGGGCGGGGTCATCTCCCGCGTGAAGATCCTGTCGGACATCGACATCGCCGAGCGGCGCAAGCCGCAGGACGGCCGCATGTCCGTGACGCACAACGGCCGCAAGATCGACCTGCGCGTGGCGACGCTGCCGACCGTGTGGGGCGAGAAGATCGTCATGCGCATCCTGGACAACTCGACCGCGTCGCTCGACCTGCGGGACCTGGCGTTCCTCGAGCACAACTACGCGACGTACCACGAGGCGTACACCAAGCCGTACGGGATGATCCTGGTCACCGGCCCGACCGGGTCGGGGAAGTCGACCACCCTGTACGCGACGCTGAACGCGGTGTCCCGCCCGGAGATCAACGTGATCACGGTCGAGGACCCGGTGGAGTACCGGCTCGCGGGGATCAACCAGGTGCAGGTCAACCCGAAGGCCGGCCTGACGTTCGCGGGGGCGCTGCGCTCGATCCTGCGGTCGGACCCCGACGTGGTGCTGCTCGGCGAGATCCGGGACCACGAGACGGCGCAGATCGCGATCGAGGCGGCGCTGACCGGGCACCTGGTGCTGTCGACGCTGCACACGAACGACGCGCCGTCGGCGGTGACGCGGCTGGTCGAGATGGGGATCGAGCCGTTCCTCGTCGGGTCGGCGCTGGACGCGGTGGTGGCGCAGCGCCTCGCCCGGAAGCTCTGCGAGAAGTGCCGCGAGCCGTACGTCCCGACCGAGACCGAGCTGATCTCGGCCCGCTTCCCCTGGGTGCCGGGAGAGGCCCTCCCCGAGGTGTTCCGCCCCGTGGGTTGCGTCGCGTGCTCCCGCACCGGCTACCGGGGGCGCCTCGCGCTGCACGAGGTCATGACGGTGACCGAGGACATCGAGCGGCACGCCGTCGCGCGCTCCTCGTCCGCCGAGATCGCCGCGACGGCCCGGGCGCAGGGCATGATCACGCTCCGCGACGACGGGTGGCAGAAGGTCGCGGCCGGGTCGACGTCGATCGAGGAGATCCTGCGCGTCGTCGCCTGA
- a CDS encoding type IV pilus twitching motility protein PilT, whose protein sequence is MSEPWMPDALSAPRQPAAPYAAPSPEVRTAALPPVPAAAAPVVPTAAPPAAPSAPQAPVAPAPGLRAAGRVGMGDPLEQDDLSLDDALREMVRIGASDLHLTSGAAPTVRISGSLEPLPGFTPQMPDPLRRVLYRILTQKQREVFEANLELDFSYALRGVARFRVNLYQQRESIGAAFRVIPYEIKPLEELGVPPVVATFAGLPRGLVLVTGPTGSGKSTTLASVIDLANRTRSDHIMTVEDPIEFLHRHKRSLVNQREVGGDTHSFAAALKHVLRQDPDIILVGELRDLETISVALTAAETGHLVFATLHTQDAAQTIDRIIDVFPSHQQAQVRTQLAGAVQGVVCQTLCKRADGRGRVVATEVMIATPAVRNLIREGKTHQIYSAMQAGAQQGMHTLDQHLAELVRTGRIAYEVGLERAHHIEDFNRLTGRFSGMTQGQAGMAAASGYGDLA, encoded by the coding sequence GTGAGCGAACCCTGGATGCCCGACGCCCTGTCGGCGCCGCGGCAGCCGGCGGCCCCGTACGCGGCGCCGTCCCCGGAGGTCCGGACCGCGGCACTGCCGCCGGTGCCGGCCGCCGCTGCCCCCGTTGTGCCGACGGCGGCCCCGCCCGCTGCGCCGTCCGCACCGCAGGCCCCGGTCGCCCCCGCCCCGGGGCTGCGCGCCGCCGGCCGCGTGGGCATGGGCGACCCCCTCGAGCAGGACGACCTCTCGCTGGACGACGCGCTGCGCGAGATGGTGCGCATCGGCGCGTCCGACCTGCACCTGACCTCCGGGGCGGCGCCGACGGTGCGTATCTCCGGCTCGCTCGAGCCGCTGCCGGGCTTCACCCCGCAGATGCCCGACCCGCTCCGCCGGGTGCTGTACCGGATCCTCACCCAGAAGCAGCGGGAGGTGTTCGAGGCCAACCTCGAGCTGGACTTCTCGTACGCACTGCGCGGCGTCGCGCGGTTCCGCGTGAACCTGTACCAGCAGCGCGAGTCGATCGGGGCGGCGTTCCGCGTCATCCCGTACGAGATCAAGCCGCTGGAGGAGCTCGGCGTCCCGCCGGTCGTCGCGACGTTCGCCGGCCTCCCGCGCGGACTGGTCCTCGTCACCGGCCCGACCGGCTCGGGCAAGTCGACGACGCTCGCGTCGGTGATCGACCTCGCGAACCGGACCCGCAGCGACCACATCATGACCGTCGAGGACCCGATCGAGTTCCTGCACCGGCACAAGCGGTCGCTGGTCAACCAGCGCGAGGTGGGGGGAGACACCCACTCGTTCGCCGCGGCGCTCAAGCACGTGCTGCGGCAGGACCCGGACATCATCCTGGTCGGCGAGCTGCGCGACCTCGAGACGATCTCGGTGGCGCTCACCGCCGCCGAGACCGGCCACCTCGTGTTCGCGACGCTGCACACGCAGGACGCCGCGCAGACGATCGACCGCATCATCGACGTGTTCCCGTCGCACCAGCAGGCGCAGGTCCGCACCCAGCTCGCGGGCGCGGTGCAGGGCGTCGTCTGCCAGACGCTCTGCAAGCGGGCGGACGGCCGCGGCCGCGTCGTGGCGACCGAGGTCATGATCGCCACGCCCGCCGTGCGGAACCTCATCCGCGAGGGCAAGACGCACCAGATCTACTCGGCGATGCAGGCGGGGGCGCAGCAGGGCATGCACACCCTCGACCAGCACCTCGCGGAGCTGGTACGGACGGGCCGGATCGCCTACGAGGTGGGACTGGAGCGCGCACACCACATCGAGGACTTCAACCGGCTGACCGGCCGCTTCTCCGGCATGACCCAGGGTCAGGCGGGGATGGCGGCGGCGTCGGGGTACGGGGACCTGGCATGA